The Tripterygium wilfordii isolate XIE 37 chromosome 1, ASM1340144v1, whole genome shotgun sequence sequence ctAGGTAGAATGAGCAGAAGTGTGGGAGGTCATTTTGTATTAGATAGTCCCCCACATTTCTCTTCATACCACCTAGATTataaacatcaaaattatggacaaatagTGTTTTCGTATTAGTATTATTGATTTTTTCAATAATACTTCAGTGGTTTGGACTTTTGACATAATCGGCGATCGAAGGCTTCCATTGGAAGCTATCTTTCATGGCAGGGAacaattcaagaaaaagcagatgcttagggcaaatgcaatggtgaagtggtattgggccaacaaagatgttgtcttttgctgatgtggctgtattgtaaaatgtgttttgcttatgtggttgtattgggataagtgttttgctgatgtggatatattgatatttaatgttttggtgtagttttattgtggataatatggaggaatggaatgttgttgggttgggtggaaagagaaagtgtgtgggaagaaaaagtgtatagaaatttgtgttttgctgatgtggctgtattagaatacgtgtttgacttgactttttgtgtaatagaggtgggaccgggccaacaaaaatgttggcccagtaaattgtttcttattgcatttgcccttatgcCCCTTTTATGACAAAATTTCAAATAAACCAGTATGTGCCGAATTATTGATATTCTTCTGCAGATGCGATTTCTATACTGAGCACCATCCAGCATTCCATTCATGGCTACTCCAATTCTCAAGCTTTTGTATTCACAATCTTCTGCTTCATGGTGCCTACTTTGGCATACATTTACTTACCAGCCATGCCTAAAGGTCTTCTCTGATCATCACAGCTGGTATTTGTCTACCCTCTCATCCATATCTTCACACTTCCACAGCCACATCTGAACATGTAAGAAGGTTAATGGACACACCAACTCGATCAAACGAAAGGCaatgtttgttaattttaaGTAAACTTGTGTAGAATAACTGAACCTGCGACGGAACTCACATCAGGTTAAACGCATACAACTGGTATATATGTCAATCTTTGCTATGCATTACATTTTTTTAGGTAACCAAAAACAATATGATACAAGTTTACCTTTcggacattcgatatgagcgTGCATAAGTTTCTCACATGATGACAAGATAAGTTGAACTAAAACCCAGTGCGTGATCACAAAAATATTACTCCAAGTAAAATCTAATTCAAAACCTCCTGAATCCATACGGTTTTTATGCAGAAAGATTAAATTGCACCTCAAATATGGGTGTGAAAGGTGAAACCAATCCTTCATTAAAAAAGAAAGGTCAAAACCAACCAATTAggagtcaaaactcaaaaaaggAATTATTGGTCACGTTGAAGTTTACAATAATATGAACACATGTTTAATTAGCATGAGCAATAATAGGAATTGGTCGTAATGGATAGATGAGTTTCAACGAGAAAATGTGAATCCTATCATTCACACTTCCTTCCTTGAAATTGTATTCGAACGAATCAAGTGCTATATtttacaataatttattcagAATTCAGATTTAGTCGAGCTGTTGATAAGAACTTAATCAACGATTAACTGCTCATGTTAGCAGGCAAGTTAATGAACACAcctaatattattaattatttagtaTTTTGGTCCATTCAACATTCTATTCAAAATTAGGAGAATCACAAATGAGAATGCAAAAGATGATGTGaaactgaatttaaaaaaagaaaaagaaaaaagaagctttGATTGTTGTATGATGTTGGTGCAGGAGAACTATTTTGGATGATAAATCTATATTGGACCGAACCGTATGAACTCGAAAGGTTCTAAATTCAGTTCTCACTCAAAACAATATTCTTGTGGCAAAACTATACTTTGACTCTACTTATCATGACGATTTTGGAACCAAACTGTACATGAACTTGGAagattttgagttcgattttcattttCCACTTGTGGCCAAATACTGTTTTGACTTAGTTTACCCTGTCGTCAGGTGCATCATGGGGAGACTGAGGATGATTACACACTTGCATTGATGTATGCCACAACAAAAATCACAACAGATGACACAGAAAACATTTGCCGGAGGCCCAGAGCAGCTGCCAATCTTAcagaattaaaagaaaaactttttaaataaaaagtGACCAAGAAAAAGCATCACTGCAATTGATTTAACTCGTATGatttaataaacaaaattgTTATGTACAGTACAGTTTGTGTCCTAATCTACAATCAAATTGGTATGAAAGAATCAACTAGTTGAGTAATCTCGCTTCATCTTACAGGGAACCAATTTTCCGAGAATGACCAATCAGAACTCATAGCATCAAGACTGTCCAATTGCCGGACTCTTTCCGCCGGCGAAGTGTAACGATGTGATAATTCATAACAGAAACTAGTATCCGGTGAAGATACCTCGGAACCAGAGACTGAAACCCAAACTGGGAAATCAAAAGGACATCTCGGTGATGCCGGTGAGTTTTTACTGTCCTTCATCACATCATCGTTAACCAAAATAACTTCTTCACCGGCTGAAACAAAAGGGTGATTCAAAAGCATCTCCGCCGTCCATCTCTCTCTAGGATCCTTAACAAAGCACTTGCGAAGAAAATCTTTCCCTTCTTCCGACAATTCGTCTGGAATTACGGGTAATTCGTCCCCAGTTCCGATTCTAATCAACAGCTTGAAAACATTGGCTTCGGGCCCACAATTCCAAGCGTTCTTTCCGGTCACCATCTCCACCACCGCACACCCAAGAGCCCACACGTCTGCCGGAGACTCGTACTCGTTCTCATTAACTGATTCTGGTGCCATGTACAGAGGAGTACCTCTTATTTGTACCCTGCTCTGTTCTCCACTCTGTTTCTCCCCTGACTTCTTTGCCAATCCAAAATCAGCAATCTTTACTGCCCGATTGTCCAACAACAATAAATTCTGAAGCTTTATATCGCAGTGAGCGAACCCTTTTGAATGAATCTGTTTAAGCCCCAGTAGAATCAACCTAGTGTAGTGCCTGACATCGGATTCCGGAAAACATCCACCGGTGGTTTTCTTCAACTGATTAGCCAGACTGCCTCTGTTTGCATACTCCAGAAACAAATTGTACAATCTCTCACCGTTTTCAGAACTGTAATCGTCGCCGTAACACTGGATGATTTGCGGGCAATTCCCGATCAAACCCAGAACTTCTTTCTCGTTCTTGAGCCAATCCGAATCAATAACATCGCAAGACTTCACTGCCATCACTGAAGGATACTGACAGGAACAACTCTTTGCCAAATTAACCGTTGCGAAGCTGCCATGACCGATTGCTTCTCCTCGAACCCACTCCATGGGAACAGAACAAATTGAATACTGAATTTCGATGAATCTCTGAAGGGTTTGTGGGTGTGGTATAAACAACTTAAATAAGGATTCCTAACTTCTTTCCCACCCGGATTAGGGAATTCTGATTCCTTGAGAAGGTAAGAGAAAAGACGCGACTTCACAATCGCAACTGTTGGCGCAAGATGACTATATATAAGGGGAGAATGGTTGGGTTAATTTATGCAGACCAAGTGTTTgtaaaattaacaaagaattgATCTTTTTGTGTGATTAATGCACGTGATAGGCAAATTATATGCTGGCGAAGACCTGTTCCCAAAAATGGACTAAGATAGCGCAACCCCCTGTTGGTAGGATATGCTCGATTCTTTGAGACTTCTACTGAGCAACCACCAGTACACTACTTGCAAGGCTAACCCAAATGACTAAGCCGCCCCTACTATGATAATATCTTTGCTAAAGGTGGAAAAAAAATTCGGTTCCGGATAAGACAACATCaagtatttatgaaatatttgtaTGTCCGGACTCTGATCTAGATtagatttcggacgtacttaatttaGCACATCCAGATCAGTTTAAATCCAAAGttccagacaagtaaatcagacaataaactaatccgagttagggtccggacaagtaaatcagacaagatttctgtgtttggatccaaacccgattttaaaccggacaaattTTTGAGTTTGAGCCCGAATTTCAggtatataatttatgtccaaaatTGGTTTAATTCAAGTAGAACAAAATCGATCATCCAAACTGGGCTGAATTTTGCCATCCCGAATCTTTGCTAATCATACACGGATTAGAACTACCTAAACTTGGTTATTAAGTCATTACACACTCAAAAGGCTATTTATTTTTGCTATTAAAAATTAGTTAAATACAGCGCCGACAGGGGGAGGTGTTCCACTACTTATGGTTGTTGGCCTTCATTTTTTTTGCCCTATTTAATTTTGTTCAAATTATCtgtcttttgcttttattttactaattaaATCAACTTAATTATCCATATAATGACATAGGGGGATGCTTGGTTTGATCCTTCACTTCCATGAAATTTCATAATTGGTACAATGTTGTTTGCTACTACACATTTATCAACAAAATGTTTACGTGTGTGCCTATGATAATGATGTACAACCCCTATTTGATATTTCATTCCAATGTATTAATTGTCTTGAAGGGTGCAAGAGGAAATAATAGTATAATACATTATAATTCTATTCCCCTAAGTTGGTCAAGTTTGGTATGGCATTGGGTACGTACTAGGAAGGTGTTTAACCACCATGCATATGCATGCATATTCACAAATGGGAATTAATTTTGCCtttcttaatttgttttgttcttaAATATTGACAATCGATTAGGTGATTATATGGCTTATTTAAAGTTATGTAATATTGTTGGAAAGATGTTGTGGTGTTacgtaaaataaataatttggtCCTACTCTAATAGAGACGTTTCATCTCAGTGTCCAAAACCGACACTTTTACAAAACGTGATTGGtgtgaaacaaattaaaataaataaataaaatccaacCACTATGCTTTTCTATCTAATCAAGCAAAAGATACgtaattaaattatattttttaactgATAACGACATCATAAACTAGGGCATTAGGGCAAAtacgcacataaatttctcatctgATGATAATCGAGTACGTTGAGTCAATACCCACGTGGACGTCACAAGAATATTACTCACGTTGGGAATCAAATTCAGTATCTTTTGAGTACACGTGGTTTGGCCAAAAGATTGCTATGTTGATATGTAATTCAATGTCTCTTATACTCAACTAATTTTCTAATATTTTCGTTTATATAGAAGTGTCTTATTATGTAGCTTTCTTTGGACGGAAAATCCATGGATGTCGTGTGTCACGTGCTATCACCGCGTGTATGATAATCGATCCCGAATTTGGACAATCTGGTAGAGTGACTAGCAATATAACCTGGTATTATGCAAACATGGTCGTCCAGTAAGACCAGCTCACGCAATATGAGGCAATGGTCTCGcgcgatgcgaatataccaagcgTATTATTTTCCCTCAAAATCTCACACTTTCTTGGGGATCGCATAGATCGTATTGCAACTTGCGAATCTATCATAAACATTTATAATAAACTACCGCCATTCATATTATATTATACTAATGTGGACTGGACGCTGCTTTACTGCGAATCCTTAAAATAGGTCCTGGACGGCTGGACCAGATTGATCAGGTTCAGTCGGGTTCATGGGGGCTGCTGTAGTAATAACTACAGCAGTCCCCGCTGTAGGTCTTTTGggcttcaaaacattttttatttattttttaaaaattatatatgtgtagtattcggtctaacgattccaatgacatattttttgttcgaaacataaatcaaattcatcgcgatcgaaacatcgaatgttttgagtttatattcaacggttcagaattgttatgcatttttcacattaaatttgatttttgtttcgaacaaaaaatatatcgttggaatCGTTactccgaatactacacatatataattttttaaaataaaaataaaaatattttacagTCCAAAAAGAGCTACAGCAGCCCCCGAGAACTCAGTTCAGTTTCAGGTGATGCATGTTGTATATAGCTACGTCATGTTTCTATATTGAGAAAGGCCTTTTAGTGTTGAGTAAACTGTACTCGTCACTCTTCTCAGTGCCAACAGCCAGTAAGCTGTGAGAGCCAGAGGGGGAGAGAGTGTGTGAGACCACTCTGATCGCTTGCCAACCTCAGCCATCACATGTGCTCACGTTCTGTATATATCAGCCTGTATGGCACCGCCTTTTCTGCCTTGGAATTGGGTCCCCCATTTATATCTCCTTGGGTCCTACTTCATTTTTTAATGACAAGGAACTATATAGTCTTTTCTAAACATAGTATACTTAAATCGCGACTCTACTAATTACCCAATAAATCACACGGTGTTGATAGAAGAGTTGAACTTGAGTCTCTCGATCAGAAATATCCATCCCAACCAACTCGATAAGTACGTGATGTAATACATGTTATTGATATGAAGAGTTGAACTTTAGTTTCTCGACTAGAAAGATTCATCCCAACCAAATGGATCACTcacttcatcattttttttataacatattctattaatttccctttttttggttttagaaGGTTGGATCAATACGAGGTTCTGGGTAGTTAAGAATCGCAAATACCAAAGCACAACTCACGTGCTCCTAACGATCTTTTGGTCTGAAAGGAAGGCAAACCCAACTTGGACCTgtcaccgccaccaccaccccCAACACTCCTTCCAACTTGAACACCAAAAACCTTCTTGTGGGCCCCCAATCGTAATTTAGAAGATATATCTTAAATCTTTTCATG is a genomic window containing:
- the LOC120004861 gene encoding mitogen-activated protein kinase kinase kinase 18-like translates to MEWVRGEAIGHGSFATVNLAKSCSCQYPSVMAVKSCDVIDSDWLKNEKEVLGLIGNCPQIIQCYGDDYSSENGERLYNLFLEYANRGSLANQLKKTTGGCFPESDVRHYTRLILLGLKQIHSKGFAHCDIKLQNLLLLDNRAVKIADFGLAKKSGEKQSGEQSRVQIRGTPLYMAPESVNENEYESPADVWALGCAVVEMVTGKNAWNCGPEANVFKLLIRIGTGDELPVIPDELSEEGKDFLRKCFVKDPRERWTAEMLLNHPFVSAGEEVILVNDDVMKDSKNSPASPRCPFDFPVWVSVSGSEVSSPDTSFCYELSHRYTSPAERVRQLDSLDAMSSDWSFSENWFPVR